Proteins encoded by one window of Halorubrum ruber:
- a CDS encoding potassium channel family protein: MPSSLDIVIAGGGRVGFQTAEILADRGHEVTIVERDEAVVSEIADEWIATVIRGDATNPDIIEQAGIEDADAIAALTGETGLNLAVCLAASELSPGIRTVARIDRTAGEAYTRFVDAVLFPERAGARVAANEVLGSDVQTLADVTGNLDIMLIRVAEGAPAAGKSLTEVRFPAGAVVVSDADGHRIARSDTSLTPGERYVVAVEPDVADEVMNLLQG; the protein is encoded by the coding sequence ATGCCAAGCTCACTCGACATCGTGATTGCGGGCGGCGGACGCGTCGGCTTCCAGACGGCGGAGATCCTCGCGGACCGCGGCCACGAGGTGACGATCGTCGAACGCGACGAGGCGGTCGTCTCCGAGATCGCCGACGAGTGGATCGCGACGGTGATCCGCGGCGACGCGACGAACCCCGACATCATCGAACAGGCGGGCATCGAGGACGCCGACGCCATCGCCGCGCTTACCGGCGAGACGGGGCTGAACCTCGCGGTCTGTCTGGCGGCCTCGGAGCTGTCCCCGGGGATCCGGACGGTCGCCCGAATCGACCGCACCGCCGGCGAGGCGTACACGCGCTTCGTCGACGCGGTGCTGTTCCCCGAGCGGGCCGGGGCCCGGGTGGCGGCGAACGAGGTCCTCGGCAGCGACGTCCAGACGCTGGCCGACGTGACGGGAAACCTCGACATCATGCTCATCCGCGTCGCGGAGGGGGCGCCGGCGGCCGGGAAGTCGCTCACGGAGGTCCGCTTCCCCGCGGGCGCGGTGGTCGTCTCCGACGCCGACGGCCACCGGATCGCCCGCTCCGACACGTCGCTGACCCCGGGCGAGCGCTACGTCGTCGCCGTCGAGCCCGACGTCGCCGACGAGGTCATGAACCTGTTACAAGGGTAG
- the proB gene encoding glutamate 5-kinase, protein MPEDAGVERVGATDGDRVEAARREAAAADRVIVKAGTNSLTDEDSRLDRVKLDKLVADVMDLRERGTEVVLVSSGAVGAGTGRLDEGPESRDGVDSIAESQALSTVGQGLLMRHYTQSFERFDQDVAQILVTGTDLDAPERFDNFTNTVETLLSWGVVPVVNENDAVATDELRIGDNDMLSASIAMGLDADLLVTLTDVDGVYTGNPKREDGAELIEAVDDGYERLREIVGDGTETDFGGIRTKVEGAHDVSRNGIPAIIAGSAERDVLARIAAGKPTGTLFVPKTGDDHE, encoded by the coding sequence ATGCCTGAGGACGCGGGCGTCGAGCGCGTCGGCGCGACCGACGGCGATCGGGTCGAAGCCGCCCGACGGGAGGCGGCCGCGGCCGACCGCGTGATTGTCAAAGCGGGGACGAACTCCCTGACCGACGAGGACTCCCGGCTCGACCGGGTGAAGCTCGACAAGCTCGTCGCGGACGTGATGGACCTCCGCGAACGCGGCACGGAGGTCGTGCTGGTCTCTTCCGGGGCGGTCGGCGCCGGCACGGGCCGGCTCGACGAGGGGCCGGAGTCGCGAGACGGCGTCGACTCGATCGCGGAGAGTCAGGCGCTCTCGACGGTCGGCCAGGGCCTGTTGATGCGACATTACACGCAGAGCTTCGAGCGGTTCGACCAGGACGTCGCCCAGATCCTCGTGACCGGTACCGACCTCGACGCGCCCGAGCGCTTCGACAACTTCACCAACACCGTCGAGACGCTGCTGTCGTGGGGGGTCGTCCCGGTCGTCAACGAGAACGACGCGGTGGCGACCGACGAGCTGCGGATCGGCGACAACGACATGTTGTCCGCGTCGATCGCGATGGGGCTCGACGCCGACCTCCTCGTGACGCTCACCGACGTCGACGGTGTCTACACCGGGAATCCGAAGCGCGAGGACGGCGCGGAGCTGATCGAGGCGGTCGACGACGGCTACGAGCGGCTCCGCGAGATCGTCGGCGACGGCACCGAGACCGACTTCGGCGGGATCCGCACGAAAGTCGAGGGCGCCCACGACGTGAGCCGTAACGGCATCCCCGCGATCATCGCGGGGTCGGCCGAGCGCGACGTGTTAGCGCGGATCGCAGCGGGTAAGCCGACGGGCACGCTATTCGTGCCGAAGACGGGTGACGACCATGAGTGA
- a CDS encoding glutamate-5-semialdehyde dehydrogenase codes for MSESHTTDVEADTDELARRAESAALRLANADEATRNEALRSIADAIREREAEILEANAVDVEEAEAMLADGEYTQALVDRLKLDETKVEEIASMVESVAAQDDPLGETLAARELDENLELYRVAVPIGVVATVFESRPDALVQIAALALKSGNAVVLKGGSEASESNRVLYEAIVEATADLPDGWAALIEAHEEVDRLLELDDRVDLVMPRGSSEFVSYIQENTQIPVLGHTEGICHVYVDADADLEMAADVAFDAKVQYPAVCNAVETLLVHESVAETFLPDLVARYEDAGVELRGDERTREVVDVDPATEEDWDTEYGDLELSIKVVDDAYDAIDHVNEHGSKHTESVITEDSETAEAFMTGVDAASVFHNASTRFADGYRYGLGAEVGISTGKIHARGPVGLEGLTTYKYYLEGDGHLVASYSGEDALPFTHRELDGAEWTPGGR; via the coding sequence ATGAGTGAGAGCCACACCACGGATGTCGAGGCCGACACCGACGAGCTGGCCCGCCGGGCCGAGAGCGCCGCGTTGCGCCTCGCGAACGCGGACGAGGCGACCCGGAACGAGGCGCTCCGGTCGATCGCCGACGCGATCCGCGAGCGGGAGGCCGAGATCCTCGAAGCGAACGCGGTCGACGTCGAGGAGGCGGAGGCGATGCTCGCGGACGGCGAGTACACGCAGGCGCTGGTCGACCGGCTGAAGCTGGACGAGACGAAGGTCGAGGAGATCGCGTCGATGGTCGAGTCGGTCGCCGCACAGGACGACCCGCTCGGCGAGACGCTCGCGGCGCGCGAGCTCGACGAGAACCTGGAGCTGTACCGGGTCGCGGTGCCGATCGGCGTCGTCGCGACGGTGTTCGAGTCGCGGCCCGACGCCTTGGTCCAGATCGCGGCGCTCGCGTTGAAATCCGGGAATGCGGTCGTCCTCAAGGGCGGCAGTGAGGCCAGCGAGTCGAACCGCGTGCTGTACGAGGCGATCGTCGAGGCGACCGCCGACCTGCCCGACGGCTGGGCCGCCCTCATCGAGGCGCACGAAGAGGTCGACCGCCTGCTCGAGCTCGACGACCGCGTCGACCTCGTGATGCCGCGCGGCTCCTCGGAGTTCGTCTCCTACATTCAAGAGAACACCCAGATCCCCGTTTTAGGCCACACTGAGGGGATCTGTCACGTCTACGTCGACGCCGACGCCGACCTGGAGATGGCCGCGGACGTCGCCTTCGACGCGAAGGTCCAGTACCCGGCGGTGTGTAACGCGGTCGAGACGCTGCTCGTCCACGAATCCGTCGCAGAGACCTTCCTCCCGGACCTCGTCGCGCGCTACGAGGACGCCGGCGTCGAACTGCGCGGCGACGAGCGAACCCGCGAGGTCGTCGACGTCGACCCCGCGACCGAGGAGGACTGGGACACGGAGTACGGCGACCTCGAACTGTCGATCAAGGTGGTTGACGACGCGTACGACGCGATCGACCACGTCAACGAGCACGGCTCGAAACACACGGAGTCGGTCATCACCGAAGACTCGGAGACCGCCGAGGCGTTCATGACCGGCGTCGACGCCGCGAGCGTCTTCCACAACGCCTCGACGCGGTTCGCGGACGGCTACCGCTACGGGCTCGGCGCCGAGGTCGGCATCTCCACCGGGAAGATCCACGCCCGCGGCCCGGTCGGTCTGGAGGGGCTGACGACGTACAAGTACTACCTCGAAGGCGACGGCCACCTCGTCGCGAGCTACAGCGGCGAGGACGCGCTCCCCTTCACACACCGCGAGCTCGACGGCGCCGAGTGGACGCCCGGCGGGCGGTGA